A region of the Deltaproteobacteria bacterium genome:
GATTGCTTGGTGCGATGGCATGACCGGCGTAAAAAAGCGGAAGCGGTGCACGTTTGCGCACATCTCGCCACACGTGCACAATGACCGCAGGAGGTGAGAAACACATGCGACGATTTCCAATCAAGGCGCGGGCATTCGCGGTGGCGCTGCTCATGGCCTTCGCGGTCATGGCGGCGGCCGGGAACGCCGCGGCCTCGCTGGTGGGCAAGCAGGCGCCGGAGTTCACCAACGACATCTGGGTCAACTCCGAGCCCCTCAGGCTCAAGGACCTCAGGGGCAAGGTGGTCCTGATCGAGTTCTGGACCTACGGCTGATACAACTGTGTCAACACACTCCCATCGTTGGTGGGATGGCACCAAGAATACGGCCCCCGGGGCCTCGTCGTCGTGGGAATCCACTCGCCGGAGTTCTCCCACGAGCATTCACTGGAAAACGTCAAGAGAGCCTGCAAGGAGCTGGGAATCAAGTTCCCGGTCGCGCAGGACAACGACTTCGCCACCTGGAAACGCTACGGAACGCGCTACTGGCCCACCCTTCATATCATCGACAAGAAGGGCGTGATCCAGTACACGCGCTTCGGCGAAGGTGGCTACGACGAGATGGAGGAGATCATCCAGCGGCTGCTGGACGAGTAGCTTCGCGCTAACCCGCCGGGCAACTCACCCCGGTGCCGCCCAGCCCGCAGTACCCCCACGGGTTCTTGGCGAGGTATTGCTGGTGGTAGTCCTCGGCGAAGTAGAACTCGCCGGCTGCCAGGACCTCGGTGGTGATGGCACCGTAACCCGCCTTGGACATCTCTTCCTGGTAGCGCTCGCGTGACGCCTCGGCGGCCTGCTGCT
Encoded here:
- a CDS encoding redoxin domain-containing protein produces the protein MAFAVMAAAGNAAASLVGKQAPEFTNDIWVNSEPLRLKDLRGKVVLIEFWTYGUYNCVNTLPSLVGWHQEYGPRGLVVVGIHSPEFSHEHSLENVKRACKELGIKFPVAQDNDFATWKRYGTRYWPTLHIIDKKGVIQYTRFGEGGYDEMEEIIQRLLDE